The following coding sequences are from one Gossypium hirsutum isolate 1008001.06 chromosome A12, Gossypium_hirsutum_v2.1, whole genome shotgun sequence window:
- the LOC107932393 gene encoding DDB1- and CUL4-associated factor 8 isoform X2 → MMKNKRARTSVDKAVVDVWQREVGELSTRNFAHRLAASEDLVLRLDIYKKLEKHRGCVNTVSFNADGNILVSGSDDRRVILWDWETGNAKLVFQSGHVKNVFQAKFMPYTDDRCLVTCAADGQVRHAQILERDVETRLLAKHQGQVHKLAIEPGSPHIFYTCGEDGLVQHIDLRTAAATELFACHAIGDSRGFIPVIQLNDIAIDPMNPNLFAVVGSDEYARLYDIRKYKWDGSTVFGQPTEYFCPPHLIGDDQVGITGLAFSDQSELLVSYNAEFIYLFTQDMGLGPNPVSSSPLSGSDASEMGPDHSVMSASAMEKADEKAIPQVYKGHRNCETVKGVSFFGPKSKYVVSGSDCGRIFIWNKKGGALVRVMEADKHVVNCTESHPHTTILASSGIEKDIKIWTPMAAEKATLPANIEQVPNPAFLWLPLVENEDDYYLLFDDVDVTDDDNDDEVHEDEDDSDDYFHDVYDDIDAAADDDNDDDDDNDNEDDDDDDDDGSEDIEGGDDSEC, encoded by the exons atgatGAAGAATAAAAGGGCAAGGACAAGCGTGGACAAGGCGGTGGTTGATGTTTGGCAACGTGAAGTCGGGGAACTCTCCACTAGGAATTTCGCTCACCGCCTTGCTGCTTCCGAG GATCTTGTGCTCCGGCTTGACATTTACAAGAAACTTGAAAAGCACCGAGGTTGTGTCAACACTGTGAGCTTTAATGCTGATGGTAACATTTTAGTCTCTGGTTCCGATGACAGGCGGGTTATACTATGGGATTGGGAAACTGGGAATGCCAAGCTTGTTTTCCAGTCGGGACATGTCAAGAACGTATTCCAAGCAAAATTCATGCCCTACACTGATGATCGCTGCTTGGTTACCTGTGCTGCAGATGGCCAG GTTCGACATGCTCAAATCTTGGAGCGCGATGTTGAAACTAGGCTGCTAGCCAAACATCAGGGGCAAGTTCATAAATTGGCCATTGAACCAGGAAGCCCTCATATATTTTACACTTGCGGTGAAGATGGATTAGTGCAGCAT ATTGACCTTAGAACTGCAGCAGCTACAGAGCTTTTTGCATGCCATGCAATTGGTGATAGCAGGGGTTTCATCCCAGTTATCCAGCTCAATGATATTGCAATTGATCCAATGAACCCAAATCTCTTTGCAGTTGTAGGATCAGATGAGTATGCTCGACTATATGATATTCGCAAATATAAGTGGGATGGCTCAACTGTTTTTGGTCAACCTACAGAGTATTTTTGCCCCCCTCATTTGATTGGTGATGACCAAGTTGGAATAACGGGCTTGGCCTTTTCAGATCAGAGTGAGCTTCTTGTCTCCTACAATGCTGAGTTCATCTATCTCTTTACACAGGATATGGGACTGGGACCCAATCCAGTTTCATCTTCTCCATTGTCTGGTAGTGATGCAAGTGAGATGGGCCCTGATCACTCAGTTATGTCAGCATCAGCTATGGAAAAAGCTGATGAAAAAGCTATTCCTCAAGTTTATAAGGGACATAGAAATTGTGAAACAGTGAAGGGTGTGAGCTTCTTTGGACCTAAATCCAAGTATGTGGTCAGTGGATCTGACTGTGGCCGAATATTTATTTGGAATAAGAAAGGTGGAGCTCTTGTTCGTGTTATGGAGGCAGATAAACATGTGGTCAACTGTACTGAGTCTCATCCTCATACCACAATTCTTGCTAGCAGTGGAATTGAGAAGGACATCAAGATATGGACTCCAATGGCTGCTGAGAAAGCTACTCTTCCAGCAAACATTGAACAG GTTCCAAATCCAGCCTTCCTTTGGTTGCCCCTTGTTGAGAATGAAGatgattattatttattatttgatgatGTTGATGTTACTGATGACGACAATGACGATGAGGTCCATGAGGATGAAGATGACAGTGATGACTATTTTCATGATGTTTATGATGATATTGATGCTGCTGCTGATGATGAcaacgatgatgatgatgacaatGATAATGAAGATGATgacgacgacgatgatgatgGCAGTGAAGATATCGAGGGCGGTGATGATAGTGAGTGTTAA
- the LOC107932393 gene encoding DDB1- and CUL4-associated factor 8 isoform X1 gives MMKNKRARTSVDKAVVDVWQREVGELSTRNFAHRLAASEDLVLRLDIYKKLEKHRGCVNTVSFNADGNILVSGSDDRRVILWDWETGNAKLVFQSGHVKNVFQAKFMPYTDDRCLVTCAADGQVRHAQILERDVETRLLAKHQGQVHKLAIEPGSPHIFYTCGEDGLVQHIDLRTAAATELFACHAIGDSRGFIPVIQLNDIAIDPMNPNLFAVVGSDEYARLYDIRKYKWDGSTVFGQPTEYFCPPHLIGDDQVGITGLAFSDQSELLVSYNAEFIYLFTQDMGLGPNPVSSSPLSGSDASEMGPDHSVMSASAMEKADEKAIPQVYKGHRNCETVKGVSFFGPKSKYVVSGSDCGRIFIWNKKGGALVRVMEADKHVVNCTESHPHTTILASSGIEKDIKIWTPMAAEKATLPANIEQKVPNPAFLWLPLVENEDDYYLLFDDVDVTDDDNDDEVHEDEDDSDDYFHDVYDDIDAAADDDNDDDDDNDNEDDDDDDDDGSEDIEGGDDSEC, from the exons atgatGAAGAATAAAAGGGCAAGGACAAGCGTGGACAAGGCGGTGGTTGATGTTTGGCAACGTGAAGTCGGGGAACTCTCCACTAGGAATTTCGCTCACCGCCTTGCTGCTTCCGAG GATCTTGTGCTCCGGCTTGACATTTACAAGAAACTTGAAAAGCACCGAGGTTGTGTCAACACTGTGAGCTTTAATGCTGATGGTAACATTTTAGTCTCTGGTTCCGATGACAGGCGGGTTATACTATGGGATTGGGAAACTGGGAATGCCAAGCTTGTTTTCCAGTCGGGACATGTCAAGAACGTATTCCAAGCAAAATTCATGCCCTACACTGATGATCGCTGCTTGGTTACCTGTGCTGCAGATGGCCAG GTTCGACATGCTCAAATCTTGGAGCGCGATGTTGAAACTAGGCTGCTAGCCAAACATCAGGGGCAAGTTCATAAATTGGCCATTGAACCAGGAAGCCCTCATATATTTTACACTTGCGGTGAAGATGGATTAGTGCAGCAT ATTGACCTTAGAACTGCAGCAGCTACAGAGCTTTTTGCATGCCATGCAATTGGTGATAGCAGGGGTTTCATCCCAGTTATCCAGCTCAATGATATTGCAATTGATCCAATGAACCCAAATCTCTTTGCAGTTGTAGGATCAGATGAGTATGCTCGACTATATGATATTCGCAAATATAAGTGGGATGGCTCAACTGTTTTTGGTCAACCTACAGAGTATTTTTGCCCCCCTCATTTGATTGGTGATGACCAAGTTGGAATAACGGGCTTGGCCTTTTCAGATCAGAGTGAGCTTCTTGTCTCCTACAATGCTGAGTTCATCTATCTCTTTACACAGGATATGGGACTGGGACCCAATCCAGTTTCATCTTCTCCATTGTCTGGTAGTGATGCAAGTGAGATGGGCCCTGATCACTCAGTTATGTCAGCATCAGCTATGGAAAAAGCTGATGAAAAAGCTATTCCTCAAGTTTATAAGGGACATAGAAATTGTGAAACAGTGAAGGGTGTGAGCTTCTTTGGACCTAAATCCAAGTATGTGGTCAGTGGATCTGACTGTGGCCGAATATTTATTTGGAATAAGAAAGGTGGAGCTCTTGTTCGTGTTATGGAGGCAGATAAACATGTGGTCAACTGTACTGAGTCTCATCCTCATACCACAATTCTTGCTAGCAGTGGAATTGAGAAGGACATCAAGATATGGACTCCAATGGCTGCTGAGAAAGCTACTCTTCCAGCAAACATTGAACAG AAGGTTCCAAATCCAGCCTTCCTTTGGTTGCCCCTTGTTGAGAATGAAGatgattattatttattatttgatgatGTTGATGTTACTGATGACGACAATGACGATGAGGTCCATGAGGATGAAGATGACAGTGATGACTATTTTCATGATGTTTATGATGATATTGATGCTGCTGCTGATGATGAcaacgatgatgatgatgacaatGATAATGAAGATGATgacgacgacgatgatgatgGCAGTGAAGATATCGAGGGCGGTGATGATAGTGAGTGTTAA
- the LOC107932405 gene encoding uncharacterized protein, translating into MEKKVRGLRHLMVTVFLSGMGNFIVIPGITDVTMFALCPATDECSLAIYLSAFQQAMIGVGTALMIPLIGNLSDEYGRKALLTLPMTLSIIPLAVLACSRTTNYYYAYYAVRTLTAMVSEGSINCLSLSYLADNISDSERASAFGILSGVSSGAFVCATLAARFLSTASTFQVATFVSTLALVYMRIFLEESRPDQVDSMIQPMLKEGEDIIQKDGNAPGKMPVFKKIPSLGDVICLLKSSPSFSQAAVAAFFASLAEGGMISSSMYYLKARFHFNKNQFADLMLIDGIASTISQLFLMPRLVSSIGDRRLLSVGLLVTCINAILYSVAWSAWVPYAATTLSIVMVFAPPSLRSIASKQFGPGEQGKGQGCISAVSSLANIIAPLIFSPLTALFLSEEAPFQFPGFSIMCIAITLMIAFIQSLRMGSHVSADTDKHNSNCVQV; encoded by the exons ATGGAGAAGAAGGTAAGGGGGTTAAGACATTTAATGGTGACGGTATTCCTGTCAGGAATGGGAAACTTCATAGTGATACCGGGCATCACGGATGTTACCATGTTCGCACTTTGCCCTGCTACCGATGAATGCTCCCTCGCCATTTACCTATCTGCTTTCCAACAAGCT ATGATAGGAGTAGGGACGGCATTGATGATTCCACTTATAGGAAATCTATCGGATGAGTATGGGAGAAAAGCACTACTCACATTGCCTATGACATTATCAATTATCCCCCTTG CTGTATTGGCATGCAGCAGAACAACCAATTACTATTACGCCTATTATGCAGTCAGGACTCTGACTGCCATGGTCTCTGAAGGCAGCATCAACTGCCTATCTCTTTCTTATTTG GCAGACAATATATCAGATAGCGAACGAGCATCTGCATTTGGAATTCTGTCAGGAGTAAGCTCTGGTGCATTTGTGTGCGCAACCTTAGCAGCTCGTTTCCTTTCCACTGCTTCAACATTTCAG GTTGCTACATTTGTATCAACGCTTGCTCTAGTGTACATGAGAATATTCCTTGAGGAAAGTAGACCTGATCAAGTTGATAGTATGATACAACCAATGTTGAAAGAAGGGGAAGATATCATTCAAAAGGATGGAAATGCACCTGGAAAGATGCCAGTATTCAAGAAAATTCCATCACTGGGGGATGTTATTTGCTTGCTAAAGAGCAG TCCATCATTTTCCCAAGCTGCAGTTGCAGCATTCTTCGCTAGTCTTGCGGAGGGTGGGATGATATCTTCTTCAATG TACTATTTAAAGGCTCGTTTCCACTTTAACAAGAATCAGTTTGCTGATCTGATGCTAATTGATGGAATTGCATCAACCATTTCTCAG TTGTTCCTCATGCCCCGACTGGTATCTTCAATAGGAGATAGAAGGTTGCTTTCAGTAGGACTCTTAGTCACTTGTATAAAT GCCATTCTTTACAGCGTAGCCTGGTCAGCTTGG GTTCCATATGCAGCAACAACATTGTCTATTGTGATGGTCTTTGCACCACCATCT TTACGTAGTATCGCATCAAAACAATTTGGCCCCGGAGAACAG GGGAAAGGTCAAGGATGCATCTCAGCCGTAAGTTCTTTGGCCAACATCATAGCTCCATTAATTTTTAGTCCTCTTACAG CATTGTTCTTGTCTGAAGAGGCACCATTTCAATTTCCTGGGTTTAGTATTATGTGCATCGCCATCACATTG ATGATTGCCTTCATCCAAAGTTTGAGGATGGGGAGTCATGTTTCAGCCGACACTGACAAACACAATAGTAATTGCGTCcaagtttag